The window ACAGTGTAGCTAAATtagaactcaacaataaaaacatggaataacaaaatgaaacaaaaatctgTTTTATGGGTTAAGTAGTAATCCCCCCAAAATTCAGGTCCACAGGAAACTTCAGAATGTGATgttgtttggaaatagggtctttgcagatgtcattagtTAAAGATCTCTAGGTTATATCATCCTGGATGTAGGGTGGGCCTTAAATCCAATGATTAGTGTacttataaaaagaggagaggAGGCCACATGAAGACAGGAGCAGAGATTGGAATTATTCTGTCCAAAGCCAGGGAGCACTAGGGGtcactagaagctggaagagacaaggaaagattcTCCCAGATAGACTTTTGAGAGACCATGttcctgctgacactttgatttcaaTTTATAGACTCCAGATCTGTGggagaataaatttattttgttttaagccgctcagtttgtagtaatttattgtggcagccctaggaaactaatatacctaatatgtaaatattatatatatatatatatatatatatatatactaatataataaacatgtatttgaaaatttaaaaatgtaattctaaGTAACTCAGAAGTTAAAGTCATACTGGAAGttacaatatatttaaaactaaataataataaaattctgcTATCAAAATGTATAGAAGGTAGCCAAAGTGATTAGGGGTAATGTTACACCcttaaatacaaataataaaaaatcgAAAAAGAATCTAGAAGATTTACACTACCAAGTATCAAAACTTATTATAAAactagtaattaagacagtgtgatgTTGGCACAAGAATAAACAGGCTGACCATAGAAGAGAATACTCCAGATTCACATATATGGACACCTGATTTACAATAAAGGTACCACTGCAATATGGTGGGGGAAAAGATGATCTTTTCAGTAAAATGATGTTAGGTAAATTGGATGTTAGGGATAAAAAAGAACTATGACCCCCCCTACATTACACTGTACACCAAAATCAATTCCATATACTTTAGATTTAAATATGAAAGgcatagatagatggataggtcAGTCTTCTGCAAGAAAATACAGAGGAGTATGTCCTCACAATCTTGGAATgggaaaacatttattaaattggATCCCTACCCCCCAAAAATAgtagccataaaagaaaaaactgacaaaTATGCCTCATTAAATTAAGGGATTCTATTAATTAAACACCAAATAAGAGAgtaaaaggcaagccacagagtggggaagatatttgcaatacatatcTCATAAAGGACttctatccagaatataaaaagaactcatacaaatcaatatgaaaaagttagtccaatttttaaaaaggacagaaGACTTGAATAGGTACTTTTTATAAAAGACTTTCCAATAGCCAATGAACATATGCAAAATATTCAACTTAATTCATCaacagggaattgcaaattaagaccacaatAAGATATCTCTGCATCCCCATtaaaatgactgaaatgaaaaagtTAATACTGTGTTGGTAAGAATATAGAACAAACAGTACTTATTCactgctggtaagaatgtaaattggtagagtgACCTTGGAAAGCAATTTGCCATTATCTACTAAGTTACACAAAAGCATAACAGAGCAATTCTGTTCCTAACTATATACTCCACAGAAAAGGATTTGCATGAGCACCGAGGCACacatgaatattctttttttttttacttttacagtTTAATTTGCAAACAGAATTTTTATAGCATTATTTTTAACCAAATCATATCTTGAAAACTGTTTATATAGAAAACCCAGGGAAAAAGTGAACTGTTCATTGTGGAAGGCCTTAAATTACATTATTACAGTAGAAAATACAGGAGGTAGAAGATAACTGAAAAGACTAATGCAACATTAAATTCAAATCTATAGCTCCTGTAGCTACTTAAAACATGGTTTCAGAAACTAAGTCCAACATTTCCAGTAACCATAGAAACAGTTCAAATAAAATTTGCCATGAAAGCCCTTATATCATGCTTGATATAGGGAGGTAGGAAGATGTAAGAACCAGGACACATGAGACATGACATTTTATCTACAACTCCTGTTTGCTTTACTGAGGGTGTAGTTTCAAATTCGTCACCTTCTTCAGCTTCAGACTCAGATTCTTCTTCAGCATTTTTGAGCCACTCTACAAACTTTTTCATTTGCTCAAGGAAGACACTTTTCCCCTTGGCAACATGTGCATCTTTATACCACTTGAGAATGGGTTCTTCACTCAGAACTTCAGCTTTATAAAAAAGCACCACTATTTTCTGGAAGGCTTTCATGAAATGAATGTTGTCATAGCAGTACTCCTGAATCTTCAGTAACAGAGTCAGCTCAGACTGACCTTGAGTTGTAAAGGCAGCAAGTAGAGGGCTGTATTGCTTCAAGTGCTTGATGGCTTGCTCTGCTACAAGCTCCTCTTTTTTGTTCCATTCCACGGTGCTCATTACACTGGACCATACTATTCTGATGACAGCTAATTCTGGGATGTTGTTTTTTTTCATCTCCTCCTTGACATACAAAATTATATCCTTAAATGGATCACCACGGGACACCTGTTCTTGAAGTTCTTTCTGGAGTTCCTTACGAGCTCCTATGGTTTGCTGATTCCAAACATACTGTGAAAGCTCTTTCAAGCCTGCCTCAGTAAAATACTTTGTGAAGTGTTCAACGCTTTGTTTATTGGCAGGAAAAAGTTCCATCAGTCTGTTATCCATGCTCACTTTCCGAAGACTTGGAGCTACTGCATtgatatctttttcatttatccaTGATTTAAAGAGCTTTACAGCAAAAGCTGCTGAAACCCCTTCTTTAACCAAATTCTCATTATAAAGGCTATTAAGAATGGATGCATTAAGTGTTCCATTAGCCAGAAGAACACCAGTCAACATAGCCAGCTTGTTCCTCTCCGACTCTGAAAAACCCTTTAAGAACAGCAGCAGCTTTTTAACTTCATCTTCAAAACCTTTCTCCAGGTATTTGTAGCACCTGATTAACTTGTTAAAAACCTGAGCAAATGCTTGCATGGTCTCTAGGTCTTCTTGTGGTGCGAACACACTGACATCTGTacgcatcatgtcatctgccagtGTACCACCTGGGGCCAGCATTCCACCGGCCACCagaatgtcaaagaatgtttCTGCATATCGGTGGTAATCAAGTTTTGCTCCTGAAGCATCAAGAAACTTTGCTACTGCCTCCAAATCAGTACCAGTTTCAGTTAAGCCTTGAATAATGCAGTTTTGAAACTGAGTAGGGTCAAACctctctttttcatctttttctgtttttttttttttttttttttttttttttttttttgcggtacgcgggcctctcaccgctgtggcctctgccgttgcggagcacagcctccggacgcgcaggcccagcggccatggctcacgggcctagccgctccgcggcatgtgggatcctcccagactgggacacaaacccgtgtcccctgcatcggcaggcggactcccaaccactgcgccaccagggatgccctctTTTTCTGGCTTTAAAACGCTGGCCTGATAGCGTTGCCTTTTGCTGCTTTTGATTATTCATAAAAGACACCCGAATTTAAGGCGAAGAGAAAAGAACCAGAAATCCCAGAGGTGGCGGCAACTGCAGCGGTGTGTCCTCTGCCACATGAATATTCTTTACAGCAGTTTTTGTAATAGCTGCAAACTGGCAATTACCCAGAtgccattatttttatatttattatgccATTAT is drawn from Mesoplodon densirostris isolate mMesDen1 chromosome 14, mMesDen1 primary haplotype, whole genome shotgun sequence and contains these coding sequences:
- the LOC132501550 gene encoding eIF5-mimic protein 2-like isoform X1 — encoded protein: MNNQKQQKATLSGQRFKARKRGHPWWRSDEKERFDPTQFQNCIIQGLTETGTDLEAVAKFLDASGAKLDYHRYAETFFDILVAGGMLAPGGTLADDMMRTDVSVFAPQEDLETMQAFAQVFNKLIRCYKYLEKGFEDEVKKLLLFLKGFSESERNKLAMLTGVLLANGTLNASILNSLYNENLVKEGVSAAFAVKLFKSWINEKDINAVAPSLRKVSMDNRLMELFPANKQSVEHFTKYFTEAGLKELSQYVWNQQTIGARKELQKELQEQVSRGDPFKDIILYVKEEMKKNNIPELAVIRIVWSSVMSTVEWNKKEELVAEQAIKHLKQYSPLLAAFTTQGQSELTLLLKIQEYCYDNIHFMKAFQKIVVLFYKAEVLSEEPILKWYKDAHVAKGKSVFLEQMKKFVEWLKNAEEESESEAEEGDEFETTPSVKQTGVVDKMSCLMCPGSYIFLPPYIKHDIRAFMANFI
- the LOC132501550 gene encoding eIF5-mimic protein 2-like isoform X2, with the translated sequence MLQEQNLITTDMQKHSLTFWWPVECWPQVFNKLIRCYKYLEKGFEDEVKKLLLFLKGFSESERNKLAMLTGVLLANGTLNASILNSLYNENLVKEGVSAAFAVKLFKSWINEKDINAVAPSLRKVSMDNRLMELFPANKQSVEHFTKYFTEAGLKELSQYVWNQQTIGARKELQKELQEQVSRGDPFKDIILYVKEEMKKNNIPELAVIRIVWSSVMSTVEWNKKEELVAEQAIKHLKQYSPLLAAFTTQGQSELTLLLKIQEYCYDNIHFMKAFQKIVVLFYKAEVLSEEPILKWYKDAHVAKGKSVFLEQMKKFVEWLKNAEEESESEAEEGDEFETTPSVKQTGVVDKMSCLMCPGSYIFLPPYIKHDIRAFMANFI